TTAGGAACCCTATTGATGCCAGAAGCCAAGCGCCGGGCCATTTGGGCCATTTATGCTTGGTGTCGCCACACCGATGAATTAGTCGATGGCAAGGAAAGTGAAATTACCACCCCAGCCACCCTTGATGATTGGGAAGAGCGCCTAGAAGAAGTGTTTAAGGGTCATGCTCTCACGGATGAGGAAGTGGCTCTAGTGGATACCCTAGAACAGTTTGCCCTCGATATTCAGCCTTTCCGCGATATGATTGCCGGGCAACGGATGGATTTATTCCAGAATCGGTATCAAACCTTCGAGGATCTGTATTTGTACTGTTACCGAGTCGCGGGAACTGTGGGATTAATGTCTACATCCGTGATGGGGGTAGATGAGTCTGGTTCGATTGCCCCTTGGCATACTCAGCCCTATGTGCCCATCGATGAGGCGGTTGCTCTGGGTATTGCCAATCAGTTAACCAATATTCTCCGGGATGTGGGGGAAGATATTGAGCGGGGTAGAA
The Roseofilum capinflatum BLCC-M114 genome window above contains:
- the crtB gene encoding 15-cis-phytoene synthase CrtB; this encodes MLQLPKPARMRPLVSLEESYELCRQITATYAKTFYLGTLLMPEAKRRAIWAIYAWCRHTDELVDGKESEITTPATLDDWEERLEEVFKGHALTDEEVALVDTLEQFALDIQPFRDMIAGQRMDLFQNRYQTFEDLYLYCYRVAGTVGLMSTSVMGVDESGSIAPWHTQPYVPIDEAVALGIANQLTNILRDVGEDIERGRIYLPLEELALFDYTEEDLLNGVIDDRWRNFMRFQIQRARKFYKQAEGGVRYLIRDARWPVWSALMLYQQILGAIERNDYDVFTKRAYVSLPKKLVSLPVAYMRSQIF